A segment of the candidate division WOR-3 bacterium genome:
CACCTCAACGAGCTCGAGTCCCGGTATGCTTCTGAGTATTTTCCTGGGCTCTTCATAGATTCCGTTTTGGCGCCCCAGTCTGCACGAGTCGTGGTACACAACTTTCTTCTCAAACTTATTCCTGGGTATGATCCTCCCTTGCTCGATAAGGCTTGCGAAGAATTGAGTAGTATGCAGAATCTCGTATTCGGCACCGAATTCGGGATATTCATTCTTGAATGTGTTATAGCAATGAGGTGATGTAACCAGAATCTTACCGACCCCTGCATCCTTGAATTCGTTGATGTTTGACTTTGCCAGCTCGCGGAAAAAACTCTCAGATCCTACTCTTCTAATCGTCTCACCACAGCAATTCTCTCTAGGGCCAAGGATCCCGTAGGAAACTTTGCTCAGCTCGAGTATCTTTGCACTTGCCCGCGCAATCTTCTGGGCTCTTGAATCATATGCCGGGATACAACAAGGGAAATACAAAACCTCCATGCCTGACTTGTATTCTCTAACTCCCAGATCTTTTGCCCAACCAGCCCGCTTCTCCCGAGATTCACCCAGTGGGTTACCCACATTTCGAATCTTTCTCACGACCGATTTGAGTGGATCAGGATACGAGCCAAAATCAACTAATATCCTGCGTGCGGATCGCAGAATATTCGGAATATTTACACCTAGAGGACACTGGTCAAGACATGCTTCGCATCCAACACAGCGGTATATCTTATCAACTTCCCTGGCTAGTTCCTCCTTCTCTTCACTGCTGGCAA
Coding sequences within it:
- a CDS encoding (Fe-S)-binding protein, which produces MASRKNIVVDVNPEIREILMEMGATDAYKCYQCGKCASVCPWFQVGSYEFLVFRFPLETVLGLVASSEEKEELAREVDKIYRCVGCEACLDQCPLGVNIPNILRSARRILVDFGSYPDPLKSVVRKIRNVGNPLGESREKRAGWAKDLGVREYKSGMEVLYFPCCIPAYDSRAQKIARASAKILELSKVSYGILGPRENCCGETIRRVGSESFFRELAKSNINEFKDAGVGKILVTSPHCYNTFKNEYPEFGAEYEILHTTQFFASLIEQGRIIPRNKFEKKVVYHDSCRLGRQNGIYEEPRKILRSIPGLELVEVEDFSHNLSLCCGAGSGGLFMDWPMGERMVDIRLKQLLDTGADVIAVACPYCLNMFEETVKAMNLNIEVMDVCELLYESLNEEHDE